ACTCTTCTCGGGCGGCGGACCCTCCGGAGCGGACCCGGAAGGGGTCTGTTCGCCCACAGCAGAATTATGGGTCGCGGTCACACCCGCGGACCCCTTGGCCTGTGCTCTCACCGGCTTATTGGACACCCGGCCAGCCTAAGGCCGGGCGCTGACACCCGCCCGGACCTCTGGTAACACCACTCCGATTGGCCTCTCGCCGCACAGCACACCCGTATGTCCGGCATCCTTGTGACTTGAGTGACTGATCGCACTGTTTAAGGCGTCCGGCAAAATGGGGGACGAAGGTCCCCTGACGCCGGTCGACATAGGAGAGAGACTCGTGGACGACGTTCTGCGGCGCGCCCCGCTCTTCGCGGCGCTCGATGACGAGCAGGCCGCGGAGCTCCGCGCATCCATGGGCGAGGTGACCCTCGCCCGCGGTGACGCCCTGTTCCACGAGGGCGATCCCGGCGACCGCCTGTATGTGGTGACCGAGGGCAAGGTGAAGCTGCACCGCACCTCGCCCGACGGCCGCGAGAACATGCTGGCCGTGCTCGGCCCCGGCGAGCTGATCGGTGAGCTGTCCCTGTTCGACCCGGGACCGCGCACCGCCACGGCGACCGCGCTGACCGAGGTCAAGCTGCTCGGCCTCGGCCACGGCGACCTCCAGCCCTGGCTGAACGCCCGGCCCGAGGTCGCGACCGCGCTGCTGCGCGCCGTCGCCCGCCGCCTGCGCAAGACCAACGACCAGATGTCCGACCTGGTCTTCTCCGACGTTCCGGGCCGCGTGGCCCGGGCGCTCCTGGACCTGTCGCGCCGCTTCGGCGTGCAGTCCGAAGAGGGCATCCACGTCGTGCACGACCTGACGCAGGAAGAGCTGGCACAGCTCGTCGGCGCCTCCCGCGAGACCGTGAACAAGGCTCTGGCCGACTTCGCCGGGCGCGGCTGGCTGCGCCTCGAAGCGCGTGCCGTGATCCTGCTGGACGTGGAGCGGCTGGCGAAGCGCTCGCGCTGACGGCCGTCCGCGCACGACACCCGTGAAGGGGGTCCCGCCCGCGAGGGCAGGGCCCCCTTTCGTGCCTCCTTTCGCGTGCCCCCTTTCGCGCGCCCGGGCCTGCGCCGGGCGCCGGAGCCGGGATGTCACAGTGATCCACATGGGACTGGGACACAGAGGGCTGGACTCCGAGGGGTTCATCGAACGCGAGGGCTCGCTCGGACGGGTCGCCGCGCCCTTCCGGGACGTGGTCGCCGCCGCGCGGACCCGGATCGCCGAGGCGTACGGCCGGCGGCTGCACAGCGCCTACCTGTACGGGTCCGTACCGCGCGGCACCGCCCGGCCCGGCCGCTCCGACCTCGATCTGCTGCTCGCCCTGCACCGCGAGCCCTCCGGTGAGGACCGGGACACCGCCGAGGTGCTCGCGCGCGGGCTCGACCTGGACTTCGCGGGGATCGACGGCGTGGGGATCCTGCTCTACGGCAAGGAGACCCTGCTCAGCGAGGCGGAACGGCACGACCTGGGGTGGTTCCTCGCCTGCCTGTGCACCCCGCTGCTCGGCGCCGACCTGGCCGAGCACCTGCCGCGCTACCGCCCGGACGCCCTGCTCGCCCGGGAGACCAACGGTGACCTGGACGACGTACTCGCCGCCGCGCGCGAGCGGGCCGCGGCGGCGCGGACGGACGCCGAGCTGCTCAAGCTGAACCGTTTCCTCGCACGCCGGCTCGTGCGCACCGGATTCACCCTGGTCATGCCCCGGTGGGGCGGCTGGACCAGCGATCTGGCCGAGTCCGCGGAGGTCTTCGGCGGGTACTACCCCGGCCGCGCGGCCCAGATGCGGGCCGCGGCCGCCGAGGGCCTGGCCCCGGGCTGCGACCGCGGTGTCCTGCGCACGCACCTCGACGACCTCGGGCCGTGGCTCGCCGCCGAGTACACCGCCCGGCACGGCCGCCGGACCCCGCGCTGACGGGGCCGTGAGCGGTGCGTCAGCTGTACGTTTCCGGGCCGCCCGGGATCAGGCCGTGCTCGCGCAGGTACTCCAGCTGGGCGCGTACGGACCACTCGGCGGCCGGCCACAGCGAGGGGTCCACATCGGCGTAGACGTGGGCGACGACCTGCTCGGGGGTGGCGAAGCCGTTCTCCACGGCCGTCTCGACCTGGGCGAGCCGGTGCGCGCGGTGGGCGAGGTAGAACTCCACGGCGCCCTGCGCGTCCTCCAGGACCGGCCCGTGGCCCGGCAGGACGGTCCGCACCCCGTCGTCGACGGTCAGGGAGCGCAGCCGGCGCAGCGAGTCGAGGTAGTCGCCGAGCCGCCCGTCGGGGTGGGCCACCACCGTGGTGCCGCGGCCGAGGACGGTGTCCCCGGTCAGGACGGCGCGGTCGGCCGGGAGGTGGAAGCAGAGCGAGTCCCCGGTGTGGCCCGGGGTGGGCACGACCCGCAGCTCCAGACCGCCGACCCGGATGACGTCGCCGCCCGCCAGGCCCTCGTCGCCGAGGCGGAGCGCGGGGTCGAGGGCGCGCACCTTGGTGCCGGTCAGCTCGGCGAAGCGGCCCGCGCCCTCGGCGTGGTCGAAGTGGCCGTGCGTGAGCAGGGTCAGCGCGATCCGCTTGCCCGCCCGCTCGGCCGTGTCGATCACGCCCTGGAGGTGGCCCTCGTCCAGCGGACCGGGGTCGATGACCACGGCGAGGTCGGAGTCCGGTTCGGAGACCAGCCAGGTGTTGGTGCCGTCCAGGGTCATCGCGGAGGCGTTGGGGGCCAGTACGTTGACCGCGCGGGCGGTGGCGGGACCGGAGGTGACGGTTCCGCGCGGCTGGCCCGGCAGGGCGGCGGCGTCGGTCACGAGGTGCCTCCCTGGCGGACCCGCTTGGTGAACTCGTCGTGGCCCGGCCAGCTGAGCACCACCTCACCGTCCTCCAGCACCGCCCGGGCCAGCACCGGGGCCAGGTCCTGCCCCGCGGCCGCGGCGAGCGCCTCGGCGGCGCTCCCGTACGGCTCCAGCGAGCGCAGGGTGGAAATGGTCGGCGGCATCATCAGCAGCTCGCCCTTGTCGTAGCCCGCGGCGGCCTCGGCCGGGCGGATCCACACCGTCCGGTCGGCCTCCGTGGAGGCGTTGCGGGTGCGCTGGCCGGCCGGGAGCGCGGCCACGAAGAACCAGGTGTCGTAGCGGCGCGGCTCGAACTCCGGGGTGATCCAGCGGGCCCAGGCGCCCAGCAGGTCGGAGCGCAGCAGCAGGCCCCGGCGGTCCAGGAACTCGGCGAAGGACACCTCCCGGGCGACCAGCGCCCGCCGGTCGGCCTCCCAGTCGTCCCCGGTGGTGTCGCCGACGACGGTGTCGGGGCTCTCGCCCGCGAGCAGCACCCCGGCCTCCTCGAAGGTCTCGCGGACCGCGCCGCAGATGATGGCCTGGGCGGTGGCGGTGTCCGTGCCCATGCGGGCGGCCCAGTCGGCGAGGGCGGGGCCCGCCCAGCCGATCCGGTGGTCCTCGTCGCGCGGGTCGACGCCGCCGCCCGGATAGGCGTACGCGCCTCCGGCGAAGGCCATCGAGGCGCGGCGGCGCAGCATGTGCACGGCGGGGCCGACGCCGCCCGCGCCGCTCTGGTCGTCGCGCAGCAGCATCACCGTCGCCGCCCGCTTGGGCGCGACGGGGGTCAGCGTCCCGTCGGCGAGGGCGCGGATGCGGTCGGGCCACTCGGGCGGGTACCACTGGCCGCCGGGGGCGGAGGGCTCGCTGGGCGACTGGCCGTGCGGATCTTTCGGCATGGCGGGATGCTACGGGTAACCGGCGGGATGTTCGAGAGCCCCCGCCCCTCGTGGGAGGGGCGGGGGCTCTCGAGTTCTCAACGGGGTGTGACGGGTACTAGACCTCGTCGGGGGTCAGCTCCACCAGGATCTCGACCTCGACGGGTGCGTCCAGCGGCAGCACCGCGACGCCGACGGCGCTGCGCGCGTGCACGCCGCGCTCGCCGAGCACCTCGCCCAGCAGCTCGCTCGCGCCGTTCAGCACGCCCGGCTGCCCGGTGAAGTCGGGCGCGGAGGCCACGAAGCCGACGACCTTCACGACGCGCGCGATCCGGTCGAGGTCACCCACGACGGACTTCACGGCGGCCAGGGCGTTCAGCGCGCACACGGCGGCCAGTTCCTTGGCCTGCTCGGGCGAGACTTCCGCACCGACCTTGCCGGTGACCGGCATGCTGCCCTTCACCATCGGGAGCTGGCCCGCGGTGTGGACGTACGCACCCGAGCGCACGGCCGGCTGGTAGGCGGCCAGCGGCGGGACGACGTCGGGCAGCGTCAGGCCCAGCTCGGCCAGCCGCGCTTCCACGGCTCCGGCGGTCATGCCTTCTCCCGCTTGAGGTAGGCCACGAGCTGCTCGGGGTTGTTCGGTCCGGGCACCACCTGGACCAGCTCCCAGCCGTCCTCGCCCCAGGTGTCCAGGATCTGCTTGGTGGCATGGACCAGCAGCGGGACGGTCGCGTATTCGAACTTCTTGGTCATGGGAGCGAGCGTAGTGCCTGTCCCGGGACGTGATGCGCGACCCGTCCTGCCCCCGCCGCCCACGACAGCGCCACCGAGGAATTAGGCTCGGTCGCTGTGAGCAGGCTCCAGGTGGTCAGCGGCAAGGGCGGCACCGGAAAGACCACGGTCGCCGCGGCATTCGCGCTCGCCCTCGCACGCGAGGGCGGACGCACGCTTCTGGTGGAGGTGGAGGGCAGGCAGGGGATCGCACAGCTCTTCGGGGCGGAGGCGCTCCCGTACGAGGAGCGGAAGATCGCCGTCGCGCCGGGCGGCGGTGAGGTGTTCGGGCTCGCGATCGACGCGGAGCGGGCCCTGCTGGACTACCTCCAGATGTTCTACAAGCTCGGCTCGGCCGGGCGCGCCCTGAAGAAGCTGGGCGCCATCGACTTCGCGACCACGATCGCGCCGGGGCTGCGGGACGTGCTGCTGACCGGCAAGGCGTGCGAGGCGGTGCGGCGCAAGGACAAGGCGGGCCGGTTCGTCTACGACCACGTGGTGATGGACGCGCCGCCGACCGGGCGGATCACCCGCTTCCTGAACGTCAACGACGAGGTGGCGGGGCTGGCCCGGTTCGGGCCGATCCACAATCAGGCGCAGGCCGTCATGAAGGTGCTGAAGTCCCCGGAGACGGCCGTGCACCTGGTGACGCTGCTGGAGGAGATGCCGGTCCAGGAGACCGCGGACGGCATCGCAGAACTGCGCGCCGTCGGGCTGCCGGTCGGCCGGGTCATCGTCAACATGATGCGACCGCACCACCTGGACGAGGGAACCTTGCGGGCGGCCGCCGGGAACCACCGCGCCGAGCTGGCCCGGTCGCTGTCCCGGGCCGGCCTGGGCGGCGCGCGGCGCGGGGGCCTGGCGGAGCGGCTGCTGGACCCGCTGCTGGAGCAGGCCGCGGAACACGCGGGCCGGGTGGAGCTGGAGCGGGAGCAGCGGGCGGTCCTGGACGGGCTGGACGTGGCGGCGTACGAACTCCCCCTGCTCGGCGCGGGGATGGACCTGGCCGGGCTGTACGAGCTGGCGACGGAACTCCGCAAGCAGGTGGGTCAGGTGGGGACCGAATGAGCGAGAACCTGGGGAGCACGGGGACCATGGGCCTGGACACTCCGCCGCGGCTGGCGGTCGACGCGCTGCTCGACGATCCGGCCACGCGGATCGTCGTGTGCTGCGGGTCGGGCGGCGTCGGCAAGACCACCACGGCCGCGGCACTGGGCGTACGGGCGGCGGAGCGCGGGCGCACGGTGGTCGTCCTGACCATCGACCCGGCGCGCCGGCTGGCGCAGTCCCTCGGGATCGACACGCTCGACAACACCCCGCGGCGGGTGGCCGGGGTGGGCGGCGAACCGGGCGCGGACCAGCCCGGCGGTGAACTGCACGCCATGATGCTGGACATGAAGCGGACCTTCGACGAGATCGTCGAGGGGCACGCGGACGGCGAGCGGGCGAAGGCCATCCTGGACAACCCCTTCTACCAGTCGCTGTCGGCCGGGTTCGCGGGCACGCAGGAGTACATGGCGATGGAGAAGCTCGGGCAGCTGCGCGCCCGGGACGACTGGGACCTGATCATCGTCGACACCCCGCCGAGCCGCTCCGCGCTGGACTTCCTCGACGCGCCGAAGCGGCTGGGGTCCTTCCTGGACGGGAAGTTCATCCGGGTGCTGATGGCTCCGGCGAAGGTCGGCGGCCGGGCCGGGATGAAGTTCCTCAATGTCGGCATGTCGATGATGACCGGCACGCTGAGCAAGCTGATGGGTGCCTCGCTGCTGAAGGACGTACAGACCTTCGTGGCCGCGATGGACACGATGTTCGGCGGCTTCCGGACCCGCGCGGACGCGACGTACCGGCTGCTGCAGGCTCCCGGTACGGCCTTCCTCGTGGTCGCGGCGCCGGAGCCGGACGCGGTGCGCGAGGCGGCGTACTTCGTGGAGCGGCTGGCCGCGGAACGGATGCCGCTGGCCGGGCTCGTGCTGAACCGGGTGCACGGCAGCGGGGCCGACCAGCTCTCGGCGGAGCGGGCGTTGGCCGCCGCAGAGAATCTTGAAGAGGGCGGCATTGTCGATCAGGAGTCCGGGAAAGCTGGACATCGTGACTCCGCCGCGGACGGCTCCCCCGCCGAAGAGTTCACAGCGGACGAGGGCGCGGACGACGACTTCGACAAGGACTTCACAGCGGACGAGATCACCGCTGGTCTGCTGCGCCTGCACGCCGAGCGCATGCAGGTGATCGCGCGCGAGCGGCGCACACGCGATCGGTTCACCTCGCTGCACCCCGAGGTGGCGGTGGCCGAAGTGGCCGCCCTGCCCGGCGATGTACACGACCTCGCCGGGCTGCGGGCCATCGGAGAGCGGCTCGCGGCCGGGGTACCGGCCGGAGCGTAGACGGGCTGCGCGGGGGTCTACCCGGCTGCCGCGTACGTCTCGAACCGAAGATCAACCTCCGCATCGACATCCACGGTGAGGATGCCCGTACTGCGCTCGTACTCCGTACGGGCGGTTTCGAGCAGCCGTCGCCACGAGGTGACGGTGGGGCGCCTGCGCAGCAATGCGCGCCGCTCCCGCTCGGTCATTCCGCCCCACACGCCGAACTCGACGCGATTGTCGAGCGCGTCGGCCAGGCATTCGGTCCGCACCGGACATCCGGTGCACACCGCCTTGGCCCTGTTCTGTGCCGCTCCTTGAACGAACAGTTCATCCGGATCGGTAGTGCGGCAGGCTGCCTGCGCACTCCAGTCGGTAACCCAGCCCATCCCGGCGCCGTCCTCTCCCGAATCGAGGCTCCCCCACGGCGGTAGCGGCATATTCACCGCTACCAGTTGAGGACGTTACGGAAGGTGGACACAGTGCAACACCCCCGTCGGGCCCAATCTTGAATGGTCCGAACGGACTATGGGTAAGCGGCAGATCACCCGACGGAGTGATCGGACGACATGCCCGACCATTCCGGCAATTCGGGTGAATCGACGGTGGGCCACCTGAGAGGGGCGCGAGATTCGGACAAGAGTTCACCCCATTCGGGAAGGGTGAAAAACAAGCCGCGGGGTTGATGTCGCGCCGCACTGCTGTGACAGTTGTTGCCAGCTTAGGCCAAGGCATTCGCGTGTGTCCGGCGAATGAGAACGTAGGCTGCCCTCCATGGGAAAGAAGCGCTCAAGCGGAGGGCTCTCGGGGAGCCAACAGGCCGCCAGGTTCCTCGGGGTGTCCGTTCTCTCCGGAGTCGTGCTCGCCGGCATCGCGATCCCCGGCGCGGGCGCGCTGGGCCTCGCGGCCAAGGGCACGGTCGAGGGATTCGACGAGATCCCGGCCAATCTGAAGACACCTCCGCTGAGCCAGCGCACCACGATTCTGGACTCCGAAGGTGGCTTGATCGCCACTGTCTATTCACGTGACCGTCAGGTCGTGCCGCTCACCGCGATCTCGCCCTACATGCAGAAGGCGATCGTCGCGATCGAGGACTCGCGTTTCTACGAACACGGCGCGGTGGACCTCAAGGGCATCCTGCGCGCCGTGAACCGCAACGCGCAGGAGGGCGGCGCCGCACAGGGCGCTTCCACCCTCACCCAGCAGTACGTGAAGAACGTCTTCGTCGAAGAGGCCGGCGACGACGAGAGCAAGGTGCGCGAAGCCCAGGAGAAGAGCCTCGGGCGCAAGATCCGCGAGCTGAAGTACTCGATCCAGGTCGAGGAGGAACTCGGGAAGAAGAAGATCCTCGAGAACTACCTCAACATCACGTACTTCGGCCAGCAGGCGTACGGAATCGAGTCGGCGGCGCAGCGCTACTTCAGCAAGCCCGCCAAGGACCTCACCCTGGACGAGGCCGCGCTGCTCGCGGGCATCGTCCAGTCGCCGACCCGCTTCGACCCGGTCAACGACTCGGCCGAGTCCATGAAGCGCCGCAATGTCGTCCTCCAGCGGATGGCCGACATGAAGGACATCTCGCAGGCGGAGGCGGACGCGGCGAAGCTCAAGCCCGTCACCCTGAAGGTGACCCGCCCGAAGAACGGCTGCATCACGGCCGTCAAGGGCGCGGGCTTCTTCTGCGACTACGTGCGCAACACCTTCCTGACCGACACGGTCTTCGGCAAGACCCGGGAGGAGCGCGCGAAGCTCTGGAACCAGGGCGGCCTGACCGTACGGACCACCCTGGACCCGCAGTCGCAGGAGGCGGCCAACGCCTCGATCAAGGAGCACGTCTACGCGGACGACTCGATCGCGACGGCCGTGACCATGGTCCAGCCGGGCACCGGACGGGTGCTCGCGATGGGTCAGTCGAAGCCGTACGGCTTCGGGAAGAACGAGACGCAGATCAACTACTCCGTGGACAAGCGGATGGGCGGCTCCAACTTCGGCTTCCAGACGGGCTCGACCTTCAAGCCCTTCATCGCCGCCGCGGCGCTGGAGCGCGGGACGCTGCCGACCAAGGTCTACCCGGCGCCGTACGAGATCGACTACCCGAGCCCGATCGCGCGCTGCGACGGCACGAACTACATCAACGAGCGCGACCCCAAGACCAAGAAGTACGAGAAGGCGCAGAACGAGACCGAGGAGGAGTACGGCCCGTACGCGCTGAAGACGGCGATGGAGAAGTCCATCAACACGTACTTCGTCCAGATGATCGGCGAGGTCGGGCTCTGCCCGGTCACCGAGATGACGCAGAAGCTGAACGTCGTCCCGGCGAGCGGCGAGAAGCTCCCCGAGTCCCCGTCCATCGCGCTCGGTTCGGCCGAGATGTCCCCGCTGACGATGGCCAACGCCTACGCCGCCTTCGCCAACCGCGGCGTCTACTGCACCCCGGTCGCGATCGAGGCCATCACCGACTCGCACAACAAGGCGCTCCAGGTGCCGAAGTCCAAGTGCGACCAGGCGATGTCGGAGACGACCGCCGACACCGTCAACACGCTGCTGCGCGGAGTGGTCGACTCCGGTACCGGTGAGAAGGCCGGGCTGACCGACCGCGACAGCGCGGGCAAGACGGGTACCACCGACAACCGCTACAACGCCTGGTTCGTCGGCTACACCCCGAACATGTCCGGCGCGGTGTGGGTCGGCTCGGGCGGCGCGAAGAAGATCTCGATGGAGGACATCACCATCGGCGGGCAGTACTACCCGAAGGTCTTCGGTGGCGGCCTGCCCGGCCCGATCTGGAAGGACGCCGTCTCGGGCGCGCTGTCCGGGCGCGAGGCCCCGACCTTCACCACGGTCAACATCCCGGAGCCCTCGACCCCCTCCGGCGGCAGCCGCAACAACCAGAACCCGCCGCCCGCGAACCGGCCCGGCAAGGGCAAGCCCGGCAAGCCGGGCGGCGACGGCAAGCCGGGTGACGGCGCGCCGGGCGGGCAGACGATCGCGGGCATGACCACCGGCACCCCGGGCGGCGGCCCGGGCACGCCCGACCCGGGCATCAGCCTCCCGGCGGGCATCCTGGGCGAGCCGACGGGCCGCCGCCCGTAGCGCGTACGCAGACGTATATGAGGGAGGGCCCCGGTCGCAGTCGCGACCGGGGCCCTCCCTCATGTGTGCGCAGGTGTCAGGAGAGGAGCTTCTTGACGGTCGCGGCGACGCGCCCGCCCTCCGCCAGCCCGGCGACCTTCGGGTTCACGATCTTCATGACGGCGCCCATCGCCCGCGGCCCCTCGGCGCCCGCGGCCCTGGCCTCCTCGACGGCCGACGCCACGATCGCGGTCAGCTCGTCGTCGCTGAGCTGCTTGGGCAGGTACGCGTCGAGCAGCTCACCCTCGGCCACCTCGCGCGCGGCCTGCTCGGTCCGGCCACCCTGGGCGAAGGCCTCGGCGGCCTCGCGGCGCTTCTTCGCCTCCTTCGCGATCACCTTGAGGACTTCGTCGTCGGAGAGCTCGCGCGCTTCCTTGCCCGCGACCTCCTCCTTGGTGATGGCGGTGAGGGTCAGTCGCAGCGTGGACGAGCGGAGTTCGTCGCGCGCCTTGATGGAGTCGGTGAGGTCTTCCCTGAGCTTGGCCTTGAGCGTGGTCATGGGTCGAGTCTGCCAGGTGCGGGGGCGCTGGCGCCCGCCGGTTTTCCCGGTCTGCGACGATGGGGCCATGCGTGCGCGTTACGGAATCCCCCTGAAGGTCACCGCGGGCATCGCCGCGGCCGGAGTCGCCGGTGTGGCCTATGCCGCCGGTTTCGAGGCACGGTCGTTCCGGCTCCGCCGGGTGACCGTCCCGGTGCTCCCCCAGGGGATGCGGCCCCTGCGGGTCCTGCAGGTATCGGACATCCACATGGTCGGCGGGCAGGGCAAGAAGCGCGCCTGGCTCCAGTCCCTGGCGGGACTGCGGCCCGACTTCGTGGTGAACACCGGCGACAACCTCTCGGACACCGAGGGGATCCCGGAGGTGCTCGACGCGCTCGGTCCGCTGATGGAGT
This is a stretch of genomic DNA from Streptomyces sp. NBC_00536. It encodes these proteins:
- a CDS encoding MBL fold metallo-hydrolase, with amino-acid sequence MTDAAALPGQPRGTVTSGPATARAVNVLAPNASAMTLDGTNTWLVSEPDSDLAVVIDPGPLDEGHLQGVIDTAERAGKRIALTLLTHGHFDHAEGAGRFAELTGTKVRALDPALRLGDEGLAGGDVIRVGGLELRVVPTPGHTGDSLCFHLPADRAVLTGDTVLGRGTTVVAHPDGRLGDYLDSLRRLRSLTVDDGVRTVLPGHGPVLEDAQGAVEFYLAHRAHRLAQVETAVENGFATPEQVVAHVYADVDPSLWPAAEWSVRAQLEYLREHGLIPGGPETYS
- a CDS encoding GatB/YqeY domain-containing protein; this encodes MTTLKAKLREDLTDSIKARDELRSSTLRLTLTAITKEEVAGKEARELSDDEVLKVIAKEAKKRREAAEAFAQGGRTEQAAREVAEGELLDAYLPKQLSDDELTAIVASAVEEARAAGAEGPRAMGAVMKIVNPKVAGLAEGGRVAATVKKLLS
- a CDS encoding nucleotidyltransferase domain-containing protein — translated: MGLGHRGLDSEGFIEREGSLGRVAAPFRDVVAAARTRIAEAYGRRLHSAYLYGSVPRGTARPGRSDLDLLLALHREPSGEDRDTAEVLARGLDLDFAGIDGVGILLYGKETLLSEAERHDLGWFLACLCTPLLGADLAEHLPRYRPDALLARETNGDLDDVLAAARERAAAARTDAELLKLNRFLARRLVRTGFTLVMPRWGGWTSDLAESAEVFGGYYPGRAAQMRAAAAEGLAPGCDRGVLRTHLDDLGPWLAAEYTARHGRRTPR
- a CDS encoding transglycosylase domain-containing protein yields the protein MGKKRSSGGLSGSQQAARFLGVSVLSGVVLAGIAIPGAGALGLAAKGTVEGFDEIPANLKTPPLSQRTTILDSEGGLIATVYSRDRQVVPLTAISPYMQKAIVAIEDSRFYEHGAVDLKGILRAVNRNAQEGGAAQGASTLTQQYVKNVFVEEAGDDESKVREAQEKSLGRKIRELKYSIQVEEELGKKKILENYLNITYFGQQAYGIESAAQRYFSKPAKDLTLDEAALLAGIVQSPTRFDPVNDSAESMKRRNVVLQRMADMKDISQAEADAAKLKPVTLKVTRPKNGCITAVKGAGFFCDYVRNTFLTDTVFGKTREERAKLWNQGGLTVRTTLDPQSQEAANASIKEHVYADDSIATAVTMVQPGTGRVLAMGQSKPYGFGKNETQINYSVDKRMGGSNFGFQTGSTFKPFIAAAALERGTLPTKVYPAPYEIDYPSPIARCDGTNYINERDPKTKKYEKAQNETEEEYGPYALKTAMEKSINTYFVQMIGEVGLCPVTEMTQKLNVVPASGEKLPESPSIALGSAEMSPLTMANAYAAFANRGVYCTPVAIEAITDSHNKALQVPKSKCDQAMSETTADTVNTLLRGVVDSGTGEKAGLTDRDSAGKTGTTDNRYNAWFVGYTPNMSGAVWVGSGGAKKISMEDITIGGQYYPKVFGGGLPGPIWKDAVSGALSGREAPTFTTVNIPEPSTPSGGSRNNQNPPPANRPGKGKPGKPGGDGKPGDGAPGGQTIAGMTTGTPGGGPGTPDPGISLPAGILGEPTGRRP
- a CDS encoding DUF4177 domain-containing protein gives rise to the protein MTKKFEYATVPLLVHATKQILDTWGEDGWELVQVVPGPNNPEQLVAYLKREKA
- a CDS encoding ArsA family ATPase; this encodes MSENLGSTGTMGLDTPPRLAVDALLDDPATRIVVCCGSGGVGKTTTAAALGVRAAERGRTVVVLTIDPARRLAQSLGIDTLDNTPRRVAGVGGEPGADQPGGELHAMMLDMKRTFDEIVEGHADGERAKAILDNPFYQSLSAGFAGTQEYMAMEKLGQLRARDDWDLIIVDTPPSRSALDFLDAPKRLGSFLDGKFIRVLMAPAKVGGRAGMKFLNVGMSMMTGTLSKLMGASLLKDVQTFVAAMDTMFGGFRTRADATYRLLQAPGTAFLVVAAPEPDAVREAAYFVERLAAERMPLAGLVLNRVHGSGADQLSAERALAAAENLEEGGIVDQESGKAGHRDSAADGSPAEEFTADEGADDDFDKDFTADEITAGLLRLHAERMQVIARERRTRDRFTSLHPEVAVAEVAALPGDVHDLAGLRAIGERLAAGVPAGA
- a CDS encoding NUDIX hydrolase; its protein translation is MPKDPHGQSPSEPSAPGGQWYPPEWPDRIRALADGTLTPVAPKRAATVMLLRDDQSGAGGVGPAVHMLRRRASMAFAGGAYAYPGGGVDPRDEDHRIGWAGPALADWAARMGTDTATAQAIICGAVRETFEEAGVLLAGESPDTVVGDTTGDDWEADRRALVAREVSFAEFLDRRGLLLRSDLLGAWARWITPEFEPRRYDTWFFVAALPAGQRTRNASTEADRTVWIRPAEAAAGYDKGELLMMPPTISTLRSLEPYGSAAEALAAAAGQDLAPVLARAVLEDGEVVLSWPGHDEFTKRVRQGGTS
- a CDS encoding Crp/Fnr family transcriptional regulator — encoded protein: MDDVLRRAPLFAALDDEQAAELRASMGEVTLARGDALFHEGDPGDRLYVVTEGKVKLHRTSPDGRENMLAVLGPGELIGELSLFDPGPRTATATALTEVKLLGLGHGDLQPWLNARPEVATALLRAVARRLRKTNDQMSDLVFSDVPGRVARALLDLSRRFGVQSEEGIHVVHDLTQEELAQLVGASRETVNKALADFAGRGWLRLEARAVILLDVERLAKRSR
- a CDS encoding ArsA family ATPase, producing the protein MSRLQVVSGKGGTGKTTVAAAFALALAREGGRTLLVEVEGRQGIAQLFGAEALPYEERKIAVAPGGGEVFGLAIDAERALLDYLQMFYKLGSAGRALKKLGAIDFATTIAPGLRDVLLTGKACEAVRRKDKAGRFVYDHVVMDAPPTGRITRFLNVNDEVAGLARFGPIHNQAQAVMKVLKSPETAVHLVTLLEEMPVQETADGIAELRAVGLPVGRVIVNMMRPHHLDEGTLRAAAGNHRAELARSLSRAGLGGARRGGLAERLLDPLLEQAAEHAGRVELEREQRAVLDGLDVAAYELPLLGAGMDLAGLYELATELRKQVGQVGTE
- a CDS encoding WhiB family transcriptional regulator, whose product is MGWVTDWSAQAACRTTDPDELFVQGAAQNRAKAVCTGCPVRTECLADALDNRVEFGVWGGMTERERRALLRRRPTVTSWRRLLETARTEYERSTGILTVDVDAEVDLRFETYAAAG
- a CDS encoding RidA family protein, with the protein product MTAGAVEARLAELGLTLPDVVPPLAAYQPAVRSGAYVHTAGQLPMVKGSMPVTGKVGAEVSPEQAKELAAVCALNALAAVKSVVGDLDRIARVVKVVGFVASAPDFTGQPGVLNGASELLGEVLGERGVHARSAVGVAVLPLDAPVEVEILVELTPDEV